A genomic stretch from Oncorhynchus tshawytscha isolate Ot180627B linkage group LG07, Otsh_v2.0, whole genome shotgun sequence includes:
- the LOC112237976 gene encoding testis-specific gene 10 protein-like isoform X2 — MSQDSVSADTEPIELETQLNPTVEQNQEQDLQALLDQLHQERDSLNRLVQKLSLSEKEQVLFTEPGSRGKRGSRLDSFLRSVEEERDYYRQEADSLRRMLRGRCSCSPCRGHLQSRSPTRQSPVKGGSYDSELIRVLRERDEMQNMLDKNERHLSEIQANVKVLTADRDKTSMHYQQAQQEIASLRREVLKSKSSRAAKSSVTVSAQSILKRVEAERDEAKVDLHRMSTERDSLRERLKISQETAISERAHLEQRVEDLQTAILTLEHERGDQKSRLALMRESMMGLEEEVHTLGRKLTAAEDEHSRTRNECVMLRLSNSETQNALSDSQRRLTSRIGELQNSQERNKLLDEKNDSLLRQMSGLREEVSSLQSTITDLDQRRDSLQEQLENKTDLLNSAHNQLDDKEKTIRNLRLSIEDLETSAESVREELAGRERELEALRRRLGDAGEELGALAKVKDSTLRENAQLQEELDMSRLNNQALELNSEDSAQEVNELQRKVQDYVADISRIENLLSTKERECREHQEARRRASAQAESWEGQARQAEGSISELRLELMSSDMERRRLKEKVEALEASLQEALSAERSCSSQVSQLNRSLLHTEEQLRQAQGEHTATQTDLEKTRELCVKLDASKEAVQCELELLRKQLSSERLSMKSLESMLLSTREKELHRQLSSQERHTEIQLLRDKLTAADSKASSQRREVATLSTRSAQLEADLDMTKRQLSTERFERERAVQELRRQGLSSSSSGLHPSSPHLRRSLSPSRPLWSTAAHLARERSPERLAPSLNTSH; from the exons ATGTCTCAGGATAGCGTGTCGGCAGACACTGAACCAATAGAACTTGAGACCCAGCTGAACCCCACAGTAGAGCAGAATCAGGAGCAGGACCTGCAGGCCTTACTTGACCAGTTGCACCAGGAGAGAGACAGTCTGAACAGACTGGTGCAGAAGCTCAGCCTCtcag AGAAAGAGCAGGTCCTGTTCACAGAGCCAGGCAGCAGGGGGAAACGTGGCTCTCGTCTGGACAGCTTCTTGCGGagcgtggaggaggagagggactattACAGACAGGAAGCAGACAGCCTGAGGAGGATGCTGAGGGGCAGGTGCTCCTGTAGCCCCTGTCGGGGGCACCTCCAGAGCCGCAGCCCCACCCGCCAGTCCCCTGTCAAG GGGGGCAGCTATGATTCTGAGCTGATCAGGGTCTTGAGAGAGCGGGACGAGATGCAGAACATGCTGGATAAGAATGAGCGCCACCTGTCAGAGATCCAGGCCAACGTGAAAGTTCTGACTGCCGACAGAGACAAGACCAGCATGCACTACCAGCAG GCCCAGCAGGAGATAGCGTCGCTGCGTCGCGAGGTACTGAAATCCAAGTCGTCGCGCGCAGCTAAGAGCAGTGTCACTGTGTCGGCTCAGAGCATCCTGAAGCGTGTGGAGGCGGAGAGAGACGAGGCCAAGGTCGACCTCCACCGTATGAGCACAGAGAGGGACAGTCTGAGGGAGAGACTCAAG ATCTCTCAGGAGACAGCCATCAGTGAGAGGGCTCACCTGGAGCAGAGGGTGGAGGACCTGCAGACAGCCATTCTCAct CTGGAGCATGAGCGGGGGGACCAGAAGAGCCGTCTTGCCCTGATGAGGGAGTCCATGATGGGGCTGGAGGAGGAGGTCCACACCCTGGGCAGGAAGCTGACCGCTGCTGAGGACGAACACAGCAGGACCAGGAACGAGTGTGTCATGCTGAG ACTGTCCAACAGTGAGACACAGAACGCCCTGAGTGACAGCCAGCGCAGACTGACCTCCCGCATCGGAGAACTACAGAACTCCCAGGAGAGGAACAAACTGCTGGACGAGAAGAACG ACTCTCTACTGAGGCAGATGTCTGGTCTAAGAGAGGAGGTGAGCAGTCTACAGTCCACCATCACTGACCTGGACCAGAGGCGAGACTCCCTGCAGGAGCAGCTGGAGAACAAGACTGACCTCCTTAACTCAGCCCACAACCAGCTGGACGACAAA GAGAAGACCATTAGGAATCTCAGGTTGTCCATTGAGGATCTGGAGACATCAGCAGA GAGCGTTCGTGAGGAGCTGGCAGGACGGGAGAGGGAGCTGGAGGCTTTGAGGAGGAGGCTGGGGGATGCGGGGGAGGAGCTGGGGGCTTTGGCCAAGGTGAAGGATTCCACCCTGAGGGAGAATGCTCAACTCCAAGAGGAACTGGACATGAGCCGCCTCAACAACCAG GCCCTGGAGCTGAATTCTGAGGACTCTGCCCAGGAGGTGAATGAGCTGCAGAGGAAGGTACAGGACTATGTGGCTGACATCTCCCGCATCGAGAACCTGCTGTCCACCAAG gAGCGGGAGTGTAGGGAGCACCAGGAGGCTCGGCGGCGTGCGTCGGCCCAGGCTGAGAGCTGGGAGGGGCAGGCGCGGCAGGCGGAGGGGAGCATCAGCGAGCTGAGGCTGGAGCtgatgtcctcagacatggagaGACGCAGACTCAAGGAGAAGGTGGAGGCTCTGGAGGCCAGTCTGCAGGAG GCGTTGTCTGCAGAGCGGAGCTGCAGCAGCCAGGTGTCTCAGCTCAACAGGAGTCTGCTGCACACTGAGGAGCAGTTGAGACAGGCCCAGGGGGAACACACCGCCACTCAGACTGACCTGGAGAAGACCAGGGAGCTCTGTGTCAAACTGGATGCCAGCAAGGAGGCT gTGCAGTGTGAGCTGGAGCTGCTCAGGAAGCAGCTGTCCAGTGAGCGTCTGAGCATGAAGAGCCTGGAATCCATGCTGCTGTCCACCAGGGAGAAGGAGCTACACCGACAGCTCAGCTCCCAGGAGAGACACACCGAGATCCAGCTGCTCAGGGACAAACTCACCGCGGCCGACAGCAAGGC gagCTCTCAGCGTAGAGAGGTGGCTACATTGAGTACTCGTTCGGCACAGCTAGAGGCTGACCTGGACATGACCAAAAGACAGCTATCTACTGAGCGGTTTGAgag ggaGAGGGCAGTGCAGGAGCTGCGTCGTCAGGGTCTGTCGTCATCGTCCTCTGGCCtgcatccctcctcccctcacctgcGTCGCTCCCTCAGCCCCAGCAGGCCCCTGTGGTCCACCGCAGCCCACCTGGCCAGAGAGAGATCCCCAGAGAGGTTGGCCCCCTCCCTGAACACTTCACATTGA
- the LOC112237976 gene encoding testis-specific gene 10 protein-like isoform X1: MSQDSVSADTEPIELETQLNPTVEQNQEQDLQALLDQLHQERDSLNRLVQKLSLSEKEQVLFTEPGSRGKRGSRLDSFLRSVEEERDYYRQEADSLRRMLRGRCSCSPCRGHLQSRSPTRQSPVKGGSYDSELIRVLRERDEMQNMLDKNERHLSEIQANVKVLTADRDKTSMHYQQAQQEIASLRREVLKSKSSRAAKSSVTVSAQSILKRVEAERDEAKVDLHRMSTERDSLRERLKISQETAISERAHLEQRVEDLQTAILTLEHERGDQKSRLALMRESMMGLEEEVHTLGRKLTAAEDEHSRTRNECVMLRLSNSETQNALSDSQRRLTSRIGELQNSQERNKLLDEKNDSLLRQMSGLREEVSSLQSTITDLDQRRDSLQEQLENKTDLLNSAHNQLDDKEKTIRNLRLSIEDLETSAESVREELAGRERELEALRRRLGDAGEELGALAKVKDSTLRENAQLQEELDMSRLNNQALELNSEDSAQEVNELQRKVQDYVADISRIENLLSTKERECREHQEARRRASAQAESWEGQARQAEGSISELRLELMSSDMERRRLKEKVEALEASLQEALSAERSCSSQVSQLNRSLLHTEEQLRQAQGEHTATQTDLEKTRELCVKLDASKEAVQCELELLRKQLSSERLSMKSLESMLLSTREKELHRQLSSQERHTEIQLLRDKLTAADSKASSQRREVATLSTRSAQLEADLDMTKRQLSTERFERERAVQELRRQGLSSSSSGLHPSSPHLRRSLSPSRPLWSTAAHLARERSPERSLGFKDLYD; encoded by the exons ATGTCTCAGGATAGCGTGTCGGCAGACACTGAACCAATAGAACTTGAGACCCAGCTGAACCCCACAGTAGAGCAGAATCAGGAGCAGGACCTGCAGGCCTTACTTGACCAGTTGCACCAGGAGAGAGACAGTCTGAACAGACTGGTGCAGAAGCTCAGCCTCtcag AGAAAGAGCAGGTCCTGTTCACAGAGCCAGGCAGCAGGGGGAAACGTGGCTCTCGTCTGGACAGCTTCTTGCGGagcgtggaggaggagagggactattACAGACAGGAAGCAGACAGCCTGAGGAGGATGCTGAGGGGCAGGTGCTCCTGTAGCCCCTGTCGGGGGCACCTCCAGAGCCGCAGCCCCACCCGCCAGTCCCCTGTCAAG GGGGGCAGCTATGATTCTGAGCTGATCAGGGTCTTGAGAGAGCGGGACGAGATGCAGAACATGCTGGATAAGAATGAGCGCCACCTGTCAGAGATCCAGGCCAACGTGAAAGTTCTGACTGCCGACAGAGACAAGACCAGCATGCACTACCAGCAG GCCCAGCAGGAGATAGCGTCGCTGCGTCGCGAGGTACTGAAATCCAAGTCGTCGCGCGCAGCTAAGAGCAGTGTCACTGTGTCGGCTCAGAGCATCCTGAAGCGTGTGGAGGCGGAGAGAGACGAGGCCAAGGTCGACCTCCACCGTATGAGCACAGAGAGGGACAGTCTGAGGGAGAGACTCAAG ATCTCTCAGGAGACAGCCATCAGTGAGAGGGCTCACCTGGAGCAGAGGGTGGAGGACCTGCAGACAGCCATTCTCAct CTGGAGCATGAGCGGGGGGACCAGAAGAGCCGTCTTGCCCTGATGAGGGAGTCCATGATGGGGCTGGAGGAGGAGGTCCACACCCTGGGCAGGAAGCTGACCGCTGCTGAGGACGAACACAGCAGGACCAGGAACGAGTGTGTCATGCTGAG ACTGTCCAACAGTGAGACACAGAACGCCCTGAGTGACAGCCAGCGCAGACTGACCTCCCGCATCGGAGAACTACAGAACTCCCAGGAGAGGAACAAACTGCTGGACGAGAAGAACG ACTCTCTACTGAGGCAGATGTCTGGTCTAAGAGAGGAGGTGAGCAGTCTACAGTCCACCATCACTGACCTGGACCAGAGGCGAGACTCCCTGCAGGAGCAGCTGGAGAACAAGACTGACCTCCTTAACTCAGCCCACAACCAGCTGGACGACAAA GAGAAGACCATTAGGAATCTCAGGTTGTCCATTGAGGATCTGGAGACATCAGCAGA GAGCGTTCGTGAGGAGCTGGCAGGACGGGAGAGGGAGCTGGAGGCTTTGAGGAGGAGGCTGGGGGATGCGGGGGAGGAGCTGGGGGCTTTGGCCAAGGTGAAGGATTCCACCCTGAGGGAGAATGCTCAACTCCAAGAGGAACTGGACATGAGCCGCCTCAACAACCAG GCCCTGGAGCTGAATTCTGAGGACTCTGCCCAGGAGGTGAATGAGCTGCAGAGGAAGGTACAGGACTATGTGGCTGACATCTCCCGCATCGAGAACCTGCTGTCCACCAAG gAGCGGGAGTGTAGGGAGCACCAGGAGGCTCGGCGGCGTGCGTCGGCCCAGGCTGAGAGCTGGGAGGGGCAGGCGCGGCAGGCGGAGGGGAGCATCAGCGAGCTGAGGCTGGAGCtgatgtcctcagacatggagaGACGCAGACTCAAGGAGAAGGTGGAGGCTCTGGAGGCCAGTCTGCAGGAG GCGTTGTCTGCAGAGCGGAGCTGCAGCAGCCAGGTGTCTCAGCTCAACAGGAGTCTGCTGCACACTGAGGAGCAGTTGAGACAGGCCCAGGGGGAACACACCGCCACTCAGACTGACCTGGAGAAGACCAGGGAGCTCTGTGTCAAACTGGATGCCAGCAAGGAGGCT gTGCAGTGTGAGCTGGAGCTGCTCAGGAAGCAGCTGTCCAGTGAGCGTCTGAGCATGAAGAGCCTGGAATCCATGCTGCTGTCCACCAGGGAGAAGGAGCTACACCGACAGCTCAGCTCCCAGGAGAGACACACCGAGATCCAGCTGCTCAGGGACAAACTCACCGCGGCCGACAGCAAGGC gagCTCTCAGCGTAGAGAGGTGGCTACATTGAGTACTCGTTCGGCACAGCTAGAGGCTGACCTGGACATGACCAAAAGACAGCTATCTACTGAGCGGTTTGAgag ggaGAGGGCAGTGCAGGAGCTGCGTCGTCAGGGTCTGTCGTCATCGTCCTCTGGCCtgcatccctcctcccctcacctgcGTCGCTCCCTCAGCCCCAGCAGGCCCCTGTGGTCCACCGCAGCCCACCTGGCCAGAGAGAGATCCCCAGAGAG GAGCCTGGGGTTCAAGGACCTCTACGACTGA
- the LOC112237976 gene encoding testis-specific gene 10 protein-like isoform X3: MLRGRCSCSPCRGHLQSRSPTRQSPVKGGSYDSELIRVLRERDEMQNMLDKNERHLSEIQANVKVLTADRDKTSMHYQQAQQEIASLRREVLKSKSSRAAKSSVTVSAQSILKRVEAERDEAKVDLHRMSTERDSLRERLKISQETAISERAHLEQRVEDLQTAILTLEHERGDQKSRLALMRESMMGLEEEVHTLGRKLTAAEDEHSRTRNECVMLRLSNSETQNALSDSQRRLTSRIGELQNSQERNKLLDEKNDSLLRQMSGLREEVSSLQSTITDLDQRRDSLQEQLENKTDLLNSAHNQLDDKEKTIRNLRLSIEDLETSAESVREELAGRERELEALRRRLGDAGEELGALAKVKDSTLRENAQLQEELDMSRLNNQALELNSEDSAQEVNELQRKVQDYVADISRIENLLSTKERECREHQEARRRASAQAESWEGQARQAEGSISELRLELMSSDMERRRLKEKVEALEASLQEALSAERSCSSQVSQLNRSLLHTEEQLRQAQGEHTATQTDLEKTRELCVKLDASKEAVQCELELLRKQLSSERLSMKSLESMLLSTREKELHRQLSSQERHTEIQLLRDKLTAADSKASSQRREVATLSTRSAQLEADLDMTKRQLSTERFERERAVQELRRQGLSSSSSGLHPSSPHLRRSLSPSRPLWSTAAHLARERSPERLAPSLNTSH; encoded by the exons ATGCTGAGGGGCAGGTGCTCCTGTAGCCCCTGTCGGGGGCACCTCCAGAGCCGCAGCCCCACCCGCCAGTCCCCTGTCAAG GGGGGCAGCTATGATTCTGAGCTGATCAGGGTCTTGAGAGAGCGGGACGAGATGCAGAACATGCTGGATAAGAATGAGCGCCACCTGTCAGAGATCCAGGCCAACGTGAAAGTTCTGACTGCCGACAGAGACAAGACCAGCATGCACTACCAGCAG GCCCAGCAGGAGATAGCGTCGCTGCGTCGCGAGGTACTGAAATCCAAGTCGTCGCGCGCAGCTAAGAGCAGTGTCACTGTGTCGGCTCAGAGCATCCTGAAGCGTGTGGAGGCGGAGAGAGACGAGGCCAAGGTCGACCTCCACCGTATGAGCACAGAGAGGGACAGTCTGAGGGAGAGACTCAAG ATCTCTCAGGAGACAGCCATCAGTGAGAGGGCTCACCTGGAGCAGAGGGTGGAGGACCTGCAGACAGCCATTCTCAct CTGGAGCATGAGCGGGGGGACCAGAAGAGCCGTCTTGCCCTGATGAGGGAGTCCATGATGGGGCTGGAGGAGGAGGTCCACACCCTGGGCAGGAAGCTGACCGCTGCTGAGGACGAACACAGCAGGACCAGGAACGAGTGTGTCATGCTGAG ACTGTCCAACAGTGAGACACAGAACGCCCTGAGTGACAGCCAGCGCAGACTGACCTCCCGCATCGGAGAACTACAGAACTCCCAGGAGAGGAACAAACTGCTGGACGAGAAGAACG ACTCTCTACTGAGGCAGATGTCTGGTCTAAGAGAGGAGGTGAGCAGTCTACAGTCCACCATCACTGACCTGGACCAGAGGCGAGACTCCCTGCAGGAGCAGCTGGAGAACAAGACTGACCTCCTTAACTCAGCCCACAACCAGCTGGACGACAAA GAGAAGACCATTAGGAATCTCAGGTTGTCCATTGAGGATCTGGAGACATCAGCAGA GAGCGTTCGTGAGGAGCTGGCAGGACGGGAGAGGGAGCTGGAGGCTTTGAGGAGGAGGCTGGGGGATGCGGGGGAGGAGCTGGGGGCTTTGGCCAAGGTGAAGGATTCCACCCTGAGGGAGAATGCTCAACTCCAAGAGGAACTGGACATGAGCCGCCTCAACAACCAG GCCCTGGAGCTGAATTCTGAGGACTCTGCCCAGGAGGTGAATGAGCTGCAGAGGAAGGTACAGGACTATGTGGCTGACATCTCCCGCATCGAGAACCTGCTGTCCACCAAG gAGCGGGAGTGTAGGGAGCACCAGGAGGCTCGGCGGCGTGCGTCGGCCCAGGCTGAGAGCTGGGAGGGGCAGGCGCGGCAGGCGGAGGGGAGCATCAGCGAGCTGAGGCTGGAGCtgatgtcctcagacatggagaGACGCAGACTCAAGGAGAAGGTGGAGGCTCTGGAGGCCAGTCTGCAGGAG GCGTTGTCTGCAGAGCGGAGCTGCAGCAGCCAGGTGTCTCAGCTCAACAGGAGTCTGCTGCACACTGAGGAGCAGTTGAGACAGGCCCAGGGGGAACACACCGCCACTCAGACTGACCTGGAGAAGACCAGGGAGCTCTGTGTCAAACTGGATGCCAGCAAGGAGGCT gTGCAGTGTGAGCTGGAGCTGCTCAGGAAGCAGCTGTCCAGTGAGCGTCTGAGCATGAAGAGCCTGGAATCCATGCTGCTGTCCACCAGGGAGAAGGAGCTACACCGACAGCTCAGCTCCCAGGAGAGACACACCGAGATCCAGCTGCTCAGGGACAAACTCACCGCGGCCGACAGCAAGGC gagCTCTCAGCGTAGAGAGGTGGCTACATTGAGTACTCGTTCGGCACAGCTAGAGGCTGACCTGGACATGACCAAAAGACAGCTATCTACTGAGCGGTTTGAgag ggaGAGGGCAGTGCAGGAGCTGCGTCGTCAGGGTCTGTCGTCATCGTCCTCTGGCCtgcatccctcctcccctcacctgcGTCGCTCCCTCAGCCCCAGCAGGCCCCTGTGGTCCACCGCAGCCCACCTGGCCAGAGAGAGATCCCCAGAGAGGTTGGCCCCCTCCCTGAACACTTCACATTGA